The DNA window ACGTACTAAACCAGGCATGGGGCGAATTACACCGGGTCGTAGTGGTAAAATCGGCAAATCAATAGACCAGCATCGGCGGTTTACAGTTTATAGATCACGGTTTACGGTGGCCACCGTGGCGCGGTCCGACAGGTCTGTATTCAACGCCCGACAGATACGCCGTAATACGGGTTGATTCTTCTCTATGCAATTAACGATCTCGACTGAAAATCCGCTGGAGTGGCTGGTCAAAACGGCCAATCTGGCTCCGGTTCCGCTGTTGCACGCGCAGGTGATGCCCGTGATGGCCAAAGCGGTGCTGGAAGCTGCCGACAAGGGGGTATTCAAAGCCGCCGGAGCCGGTCCGCAGACGCTCGATCAGCTAACACAGGCTCTGAACCTGAACCGCAAAGCACTCGGTGAACTGTTGGGTCTGTTAACGGCCATGCACTACTTCACCTACAAAAACGAGCTGTTTGAACTGACGCCAATGGCCCGCCGGTTTGCCTTCCCCGACGACCCTATGTCGGTGCACGGCATGATGGTGTTCAACAACCGCGTGGCCTGGCATTGGCTCGATCACCTGGGCGACTACCTCGAAACAGGTAAGGGTATCCACTACCACGACAGCCTGACGACCGACGAATGGCAGTATTACCAGGAAGCGATGGTAGCCGCGACAAGCACGGAAGCCAAAGAGTTTGGCCGTCGAGCACCGGTTCCGAAAACGGCCACGCGGATGCTCGACATTGGTGGGTCGCACGGGCAGCATTCGGTAGTGCTCTGCAAAAAAATACCCGCCCTGACGTCGACCATCCTCGACCTACCCCCGGCCATCGAACAGGCGAGACCCCTGCTGGAACGGCAGGGCATGGGCGACCGGGTACAGTACCAGCCGGGCAACGCGCTCACCGACGATTTTGGCACCGATGCTTATGACATTATCCTGCTATCGAGTCTGGCTCATCACTTCACAGCCGGGCAGAATCAGCACGTGACCGACAAGGTGGCAAAAGCGTTGCGGCCGGGTGGCGTGTTTATCGTCAACGAGTTCATCCGGCCCGAAACCGGCAGCAAACCCGAACTAATCGGCAGCAGCACGGATCTTTTTTACGGACTAAGCAGTACTGCCGGAAATTACTCTATCGCTGAAATACAGGGGTGGCAACAACAGGCGGGTTTAAAGAAGCATAAAGTCATCTGGTACCGCACTCTCCCCGGCCGGGCGATGGTAGTAGCCAAAAAGTAACCGGGTGTACACGTACTTTTGTGGCGACCACCGCGTGGCGTAAACCGTAAACTGACTATCGAAACCCGATCTTATGCCTGCCCCATACAAGCATCTTTTCTTTGATCTCGATCACACGCTCTGGGATTTCGACCGAAACTCCGCTGAGTCGATTGCTGAATTGTATGACACCTTCGCGCTGATCGACCTGGGCATTTCATCGGTCGACACGTTCAGCAATCATTTTATCCGCATCAACAAGCAGCTCTGGGCCGACTACGACAAGAATCTGATTACACACGGCTACATCCGTGAGAATCGGTTTCCGATGGTATTTCAGGCAATGGGCGTCGAGTGTGGTGACATACACGTAGCCATGAACGACGAATACCTTCGCCTGCTACCCCGCAAGAAACACCTCCTCGACTCGGCGCAGGACGTACTCGATTACCTGCACAACCGCTACCAGATGCACATCATCACCAACGGTTTCGCAGACATTCAGGCAATCAAACTGGAAAGCTCGGGCATCACGCATTACTTCGAACACGTCATTACCAACGGTATTGTCAACGCGAAAAAACCCGACCCGGCCATCTTTCGGTATGCGCTGGACATTAGCGGAGCCAACGCGTCGGAGAGTCTGATGATCGGTGATAATTACGAAGCCGACATTCTGGGGGGCAAACGCGCCGGACTCGATACGCTGTTCTACAATCAGGCCGGTACACCCGTCGATGAGCCGCCGACCTATACCATTCAACACTGGCGCGAACTGATGGCGATTCTATAACGCATCAGCACGCTCAAAAAGCCAACGCATGACTTTCGATAACACAACTGCCCTCGTCACAGGGGGTGCCTCGGGGCTGGGCGAAGCCACCGTCAGGATGCTGGCCGCGCAGGGAGCCAACGTCATTATCGCCGATCTGAATCAGGAGCGTGGCTACGCTTTGGCAGACGAGCTGGGCAAGCGGGTACGCTTCTGCCTAACCAACGTCACTGACGAAAGCGACGTACAGGCGGCTATCAACCGGGCCGTCGATACGTTCGGTGGATTGCACATCAACGTCAACTGCGCGGGAGTAGCCGAAGCCCGCAAGACGCTCGGCAAGGTCGATGGCGTGTATGGGGCGCACTCGCTGGCGGCTTTCCAGAAAGTGATTGCCGTCAACCTGATCGGTACGTTCAACGCTATTCGGCTATCGGCCATGGCCATGGAGCGCAACGAACCGAATGCCGAAAGAGAGCGGGGCGTTATCATCAGCACGGCCTCGGTTGCGGCTTTCGACGGGCAGATGGGGCAGGCCGCTTATTCGGCGTCGAAGGGCGGTATCGTCGGGATGACGTTGCCCATCGCCCGCGATCTCGCCCGGTCGGGTATTCGCGTGATGACCATTGCACCCGGCTTGTTCGAGACGCCCCTGCTGGCGTCGCTACCCGAAGAAGCACGGCTATCGCTGGGGCAGCAGGTACCGTTCCCGTCGCGGCTCGGCCGCCCGGCGGAATACGCCCAACTGGCAAAAAGTATTATCGAAAACGCCATGCTCAACGGCGAAGTCATCCGCTTGGATGGCGCTATCCGCATGGGGCCCAA is part of the Spirosoma rhododendri genome and encodes:
- a CDS encoding 3-hydroxyacyl-CoA dehydrogenase, whose protein sequence is MTFDNTTALVTGGASGLGEATVRMLAAQGANVIIADLNQERGYALADELGKRVRFCLTNVTDESDVQAAINRAVDTFGGLHINVNCAGVAEARKTLGKVDGVYGAHSLAAFQKVIAVNLIGTFNAIRLSAMAMERNEPNAERERGVIISTASVAAFDGQMGQAAYSASKGGIVGMTLPIARDLARSGIRVMTIAPGLFETPLLASLPEEARLSLGQQVPFPSRLGRPAEYAQLAKSIIENAMLNGEVIRLDGAIRMGPK
- a CDS encoding class I SAM-dependent methyltransferase — its product is MQLTISTENPLEWLVKTANLAPVPLLHAQVMPVMAKAVLEAADKGVFKAAGAGPQTLDQLTQALNLNRKALGELLGLLTAMHYFTYKNELFELTPMARRFAFPDDPMSVHGMMVFNNRVAWHWLDHLGDYLETGKGIHYHDSLTTDEWQYYQEAMVAATSTEAKEFGRRAPVPKTATRMLDIGGSHGQHSVVLCKKIPALTSTILDLPPAIEQARPLLERQGMGDRVQYQPGNALTDDFGTDAYDIILLSSLAHHFTAGQNQHVTDKVAKALRPGGVFIVNEFIRPETGSKPELIGSSTDLFYGLSSTAGNYSIAEIQGWQQQAGLKKHKVIWYRTLPGRAMVVAKK
- a CDS encoding YjjG family noncanonical pyrimidine nucleotidase; its protein translation is MPAPYKHLFFDLDHTLWDFDRNSAESIAELYDTFALIDLGISSVDTFSNHFIRINKQLWADYDKNLITHGYIRENRFPMVFQAMGVECGDIHVAMNDEYLRLLPRKKHLLDSAQDVLDYLHNRYQMHIITNGFADIQAIKLESSGITHYFEHVITNGIVNAKKPDPAIFRYALDISGANASESLMIGDNYEADILGGKRAGLDTLFYNQAGTPVDEPPTYTIQHWRELMAIL